A genomic stretch from Azospirillum lipoferum 4B includes:
- the glgX gene encoding glycogen debranching protein GlgX, which yields MANILRQATRLGEGLPFPLGATWDGLGVNFALFSAHATKVELCLFDENGEEELERIELPEFTNEIWHGYLPDARPGLLYGYRVYGPYEPEQGHRFNPNKLLLDPYAKELVGEIRWNPAHFGYVMESGDDLTYDERDSAPFMPKCKVIDPAFTWGRDHKPGTAWDRTIFYETHVKGFTKLHPAVPDSLRGTYGGMAVKEVVDYIKSLGVTSVELLPVHAFVQDQHLVDKGLANYWGYNSIGFFAPEPRYAASGNAIKEFKEMVAHLHNAGLEVILDVVYNHTAEGNERGPTLSFKGIDNASYYRLLPDQKRYYINETGTGNTVNLSHPRVLQMVTDSLRYWATEMHVDGFRFDLATILGRESYGFDEGGGFLDSCLQDPILNSLKLIAEPWDCGPGGYQVGNFPPGWAEWNDRYRDTVRAFWKGDEGKLPEVAPRLCGSADLFDKRGRKPWASVNFITAHDGYTLNDLVSYNDKHNEANGEDNNDGHSHNLSWNHGVEGPTDDPEIRELRERQKRNMLATLLLSQGSPMLLAGDEFGNTQHGNNNAYCQDNETAWLNWDGIDEDGQALIEFVRRVVAVRQSFPMLRRGRFLSGEYNAEFDIKDVTWLTPSADEMDESHWHDGNARCMGMLLDGRAQASGIKRPAMDATLLLVINGHHDVVGFTLPEVTGGSVWRCLVDTNLPDPDEAPRVDTGDTYMVTGRSLLLLALEPEGKTSFALRRAAHALRNVAESPTLSFGEESVEEEKPAEVKEPAEEEAVTEEAVKEPEKVEAAAEAKPEAKKPT from the coding sequence ATGGCAAACATCCTGAGACAGGCAACGCGGCTCGGCGAAGGATTGCCCTTTCCGCTGGGCGCGACGTGGGACGGCCTCGGCGTCAACTTCGCCTTGTTTTCCGCCCACGCCACCAAGGTCGAACTGTGTCTGTTCGATGAAAATGGCGAGGAGGAGCTCGAACGCATCGAGCTTCCCGAATTCACCAACGAGATCTGGCACGGCTACCTGCCCGATGCCCGTCCCGGCCTGCTCTACGGCTACCGCGTCTATGGCCCCTACGAGCCGGAGCAGGGGCACCGCTTCAACCCCAACAAGCTTCTGCTCGACCCCTATGCCAAGGAGCTGGTCGGCGAGATCCGCTGGAACCCGGCCCATTTCGGCTATGTGATGGAATCGGGCGACGACCTGACCTATGACGAGCGCGACAGCGCGCCCTTCATGCCGAAATGCAAGGTGATCGACCCCGCCTTCACCTGGGGCCGCGACCACAAGCCCGGCACCGCCTGGGACCGCACCATCTTCTACGAAACCCATGTGAAGGGCTTCACCAAGCTGCACCCGGCGGTGCCCGACAGCCTGCGCGGCACCTATGGCGGCATGGCGGTGAAGGAGGTGGTCGACTACATCAAGTCGCTCGGCGTCACCTCGGTGGAGCTGCTGCCGGTCCATGCCTTCGTCCAGGACCAGCATCTGGTCGACAAGGGGCTGGCGAATTACTGGGGCTACAACTCCATCGGCTTCTTCGCGCCGGAACCGCGCTATGCCGCGTCGGGCAACGCCATCAAGGAATTCAAGGAGATGGTCGCCCATCTCCACAACGCCGGGCTGGAGGTGATCCTCGACGTCGTCTACAACCACACGGCCGAGGGCAACGAGCGCGGGCCGACGCTGTCCTTCAAGGGCATCGACAACGCCTCCTACTACCGCCTGCTCCCGGACCAGAAGCGCTATTACATCAACGAGACGGGGACCGGGAACACCGTCAACCTCAGCCACCCGCGCGTGCTGCAGATGGTCACCGACAGCCTGCGCTACTGGGCGACCGAGATGCATGTCGACGGCTTCCGCTTCGACCTCGCCACCATCCTCGGCCGCGAGTCCTACGGCTTCGACGAGGGCGGCGGCTTCCTCGACAGTTGCCTGCAGGACCCGATCCTGAACAGCCTCAAGCTGATCGCCGAGCCTTGGGACTGCGGCCCCGGCGGCTATCAGGTCGGCAATTTCCCGCCGGGCTGGGCGGAGTGGAACGACCGCTACCGCGACACCGTCCGCGCCTTCTGGAAGGGCGACGAGGGCAAGCTGCCGGAGGTGGCGCCGCGGCTGTGCGGTTCCGCCGACCTGTTCGACAAGCGTGGGCGCAAGCCCTGGGCCAGCGTGAACTTCATCACCGCCCATGACGGCTACACGCTGAACGACCTCGTCTCCTACAACGACAAGCACAACGAGGCGAACGGCGAGGACAACAACGACGGCCACTCCCACAACCTGTCCTGGAACCATGGGGTGGAGGGTCCGACCGACGACCCCGAGATCAGAGAACTGCGCGAACGCCAGAAGCGCAACATGCTGGCGACGCTGCTGCTGTCCCAGGGCTCGCCGATGCTGCTGGCCGGCGACGAGTTCGGCAACACCCAGCACGGCAACAACAACGCCTATTGCCAGGACAACGAGACGGCGTGGCTGAACTGGGACGGCATCGACGAGGACGGGCAGGCGCTGATCGAGTTCGTCCGCCGCGTCGTCGCGGTGCGCCAGTCCTTCCCCATGCTGCGCCGTGGCCGCTTCCTGTCGGGCGAATACAATGCCGAGTTCGACATCAAGGACGTGACATGGCTGACCCCCAGCGCCGACGAGATGGACGAAAGCCATTGGCATGACGGCAACGCCCGCTGCATGGGCATGCTGCTGGACGGCCGCGCCCAGGCCAGCGGCATCAAGCGGCCGGCGATGGACGCCACGCTGCTTCTGGTCATCAACGGCCATCACGACGTGGTCGGGTTCACCCTGCCCGAGGTGACAGGCGGCAGCGTCTGGCGCTGTCTGGTCGACACCAACCTGCCGGACCCCGACGAGGCGCCGCGCGTCGACACCGGCGACACCTATATGGTGACCGGCCGCTCGCTGCTGCTGCTGGCGCTGGAACCGGAAGGCAAGACCTCCTTCGCGCTCCGCCGCGCCGCCCACGCCCTGCGCAACGTCGCCGAAAGCCCGACCCTGTCCTTCGGCGAGGAAAGCGTGGAGGAGGAGAAGCCGGCGGAGGTGAAGGAACCGGCGGAGGAGGAAGCGGTGACGGAGGAGGCGGTAAAAGAACCGGAAAAGGTGGAAGCGGCTGCCGAGGCCAAGCCCGAAGCGAAGAAGCCCACCTG
- a CDS encoding LysR substrate-binding domain-containing protein, which yields MNLSALSLRDLEYVVAVAELRHFGRAAERCAVSQPSLSAQIRKLEEALGLSLFERTSRKVLLTPRGEAIVAQARVVLEEARRLLALADGSGGALTGRLRLAAIHTLGPYLFPHILPPLREAWPDLTLILSEGRTDSLLEELRDGRLDAVLLALPVETDGLVAEPLFFEPFLLAHPAGHRLCSSPTLSLNDLDPSELLLLEEGHCLRDQALAACGLSARGGGVHATGLETLRHMVAAGAGCTLMPLLATQGEAGRTASVGGLVDYRPFDASSNGARPPGRVIGLVWRASDPRDRGLRDLAALLHRVMPAGTGPVLS from the coding sequence ATGAATCTCTCCGCCCTCTCCCTGCGTGACCTCGAATATGTCGTCGCCGTCGCCGAGCTGCGTCATTTCGGCCGCGCCGCCGAACGCTGCGCCGTCAGCCAGCCGTCGCTGAGCGCCCAGATCCGCAAGCTGGAGGAGGCGCTTGGCCTCTCCCTGTTCGAGCGGACCAGCCGCAAGGTCCTGCTGACCCCGCGTGGCGAGGCCATCGTCGCCCAGGCCCGTGTGGTGCTGGAGGAGGCGCGGCGCCTGCTGGCCCTGGCCGACGGGTCGGGCGGCGCGCTGACCGGGCGGCTGCGGCTGGCGGCGATCCACACGCTGGGCCCCTACCTGTTCCCGCACATCCTGCCGCCGCTGCGCGAGGCCTGGCCCGACCTGACGCTGATCCTGTCGGAAGGACGGACCGACAGCCTGCTGGAGGAGCTGCGCGACGGCCGGCTCGACGCCGTGCTGCTGGCCCTGCCGGTGGAAACCGACGGGCTGGTGGCGGAGCCGCTGTTCTTCGAGCCCTTCCTGCTCGCCCATCCCGCCGGCCATCGCCTCTGTTCGTCGCCCACCCTGTCGCTGAACGACCTCGACCCGTCGGAGCTTCTGCTGCTGGAGGAGGGGCACTGCCTGCGCGATCAGGCGCTGGCCGCCTGCGGCCTCAGCGCGCGCGGCGGCGGCGTCCATGCCACCGGGCTGGAGACCCTGCGCCACATGGTGGCCGCCGGGGCCGGCTGTACGCTGATGCCGCTGCTGGCGACCCAGGGGGAGGCCGGCCGGACCGCCAGCGTCGGCGGGCTGGTGGATTACCGCCCCTTCGATGCGTCTTCCAACGGCGCCCGCCCGCCCGGCCGCGTCATCGGTCTGGTCTGGCGGGCCAGCGACCCGCGCGACCGCGGCCTGCGCGACCTGGCCGCCTTGCTGCACCGCGTGATGCCGGCGGGCACCGGGCCGGTCCTATCCTGA
- a CDS encoding catalase yields MTRMSTLTTSFGQPVPDNQNSLSAGPRGPLLLQDFHLIEKLAHFNRERIPERVVHAKGAGAYGSFRVTRDVTGWTKAAFLSSVGKETPVFLRFSTVGGEKGSADAERDPRGFAVKFYTEEGNYDLVGNNTPVFFLRDPLKFPDFIHTQKRNPATNLKDPTAMWDFFSLSPETMHQLTILFSDRGTPRSYRHMDGFSSHTFSWINAANERFWVKYHFKTRQGIENFTAEQATVMGGIDPDHATRDLYASIEEGDFPAWTVSVQIMPEAEADDYRINPFDLTKVWPHADYPLIEIGELVLNRNPENFFAETEQAAFSPASVVPGISFSPDKMLQGRLFAYADAHRYRLGGNYAQIPVNKPQGCPVHNYQRDGAMRTDGNGGARPNYEPNSFGGPTQTGVASEPPLRIRGDAAHYDHREGNDDYAQAGALFRLIGAEAQDRLMDNIAGSLGKAPLFIQQRQLKHFLAADPAYGEGVAKRLGLTVAQAAE; encoded by the coding sequence ATGACCCGGATGAGCACCCTGACCACCAGCTTCGGCCAGCCCGTTCCCGACAACCAGAATTCGCTGAGCGCCGGTCCGCGCGGTCCGCTGCTGCTGCAGGACTTTCACCTGATCGAGAAGCTGGCCCATTTCAACCGCGAACGCATTCCGGAGCGCGTGGTCCACGCCAAGGGCGCCGGCGCCTATGGCAGCTTCCGCGTCACCCGCGACGTGACCGGTTGGACCAAGGCCGCCTTCCTGTCGTCGGTGGGCAAGGAGACGCCCGTCTTCCTGCGCTTCTCCACCGTCGGCGGCGAGAAGGGCTCCGCCGATGCCGAGCGCGACCCGCGCGGCTTCGCCGTGAAGTTCTACACGGAAGAGGGCAACTACGATCTGGTCGGCAACAACACGCCGGTCTTCTTCCTGCGCGATCCGCTGAAGTTCCCGGATTTCATCCACACCCAGAAGCGCAACCCGGCCACCAACCTGAAGGACCCCACCGCGATGTGGGACTTCTTCTCGCTGTCGCCGGAGACGATGCACCAGCTGACCATCCTGTTCAGCGACCGCGGCACGCCGCGCAGCTATCGCCACATGGACGGCTTCAGCAGCCACACCTTCTCGTGGATCAACGCGGCGAACGAACGCTTCTGGGTCAAGTACCACTTCAAGACCCGCCAGGGCATCGAGAACTTCACCGCCGAGCAGGCGACGGTGATGGGCGGCATCGACCCCGACCACGCCACCCGCGACCTGTACGCCTCGATCGAGGAGGGCGACTTCCCGGCCTGGACCGTTTCGGTGCAGATCATGCCGGAGGCGGAGGCCGACGATTACCGCATCAACCCGTTCGACCTGACCAAGGTGTGGCCGCATGCCGATTACCCGCTGATCGAGATCGGCGAGCTGGTGCTGAACCGCAACCCGGAGAATTTCTTCGCGGAGACCGAGCAGGCCGCCTTCAGCCCGGCCAGCGTGGTGCCCGGCATCTCCTTCAGCCCGGACAAGATGCTGCAGGGCCGGCTGTTCGCCTATGCCGACGCCCACCGCTACCGGCTGGGCGGCAACTACGCCCAAATCCCGGTGAACAAGCCGCAGGGCTGCCCGGTCCACAACTATCAGCGCGACGGCGCCATGCGCACCGACGGCAACGGCGGCGCCCGGCCGAATTACGAGCCGAACAGCTTCGGCGGCCCGACGCAGACCGGTGTCGCGAGCGAACCGCCGCTGCGCATCCGCGGCGACGCCGCCCACTACGACCACCGCGAGGGCAACGACGACTACGCCCAGGCCGGCGCGCTGTTCCGCCTGATCGGCGCCGAGGCTCAGGACCGCCTGATGGACAACATCGCCGGCAGCCTGGGCAAGGCCCCGCTGTTCATCCAGCAGCGCCAGCTGAAGCATTTCCTGGCCGCCGACCCGGCCTATGGCGAGGGCGTGGCCAAGCGGCTGGGCCTGACCGTGGCGCAGGCCGCGGAGTGA
- a CDS encoding transglycosylase SLT domain-containing protein — protein sequence MTGGSVRRLKPLLTCAALTALLSACASGGGSHRTATPAEIDAHIAEASKRFDMPELWIREVIRQESGGRTTVNGKPIVSKAGAMGLMQVMPGTYEEMRRKHDLGSDPFDPHDNIIAGTAYLREMYNLFGAPGFLGAYNCGPGCYGDYLAGKRSLPGETRRYIASVGPRLNRTPAPNGADIVLVSAPSSDLPSHFGPSYTSSQPTPSYQAPSYQAPSYAPPANSRPAASRPPIAVAALPAPAAAPAPAVRVVAPDTSTPDAPAPRPVATMAGPATAGGGVWTVQLGAFRSPDDSQRVIDRARSSMPVLSRSQRIVQAVDTQTGPLYRARLSGLSQQDAASACSGLVTIGMACFVVAPGA from the coding sequence ATGACCGGGGGTTCCGTGCGTCGCCTGAAGCCGTTGCTGACCTGCGCCGCCCTGACCGCCCTGCTGAGCGCCTGCGCCAGCGGGGGCGGATCGCACCGCACCGCCACCCCGGCGGAGATCGACGCCCACATCGCCGAGGCGTCCAAGCGCTTCGACATGCCGGAGCTGTGGATCCGCGAGGTGATCCGCCAGGAAAGCGGCGGGCGCACCACCGTCAACGGCAAGCCGATCGTCAGCAAGGCCGGCGCCATGGGGCTGATGCAGGTGATGCCCGGCACCTATGAGGAGATGCGGCGCAAGCACGATCTGGGCTCCGACCCGTTCGATCCGCATGACAACATCATCGCCGGCACCGCCTATCTGCGCGAGATGTACAACCTGTTCGGCGCGCCGGGCTTCCTCGGCGCCTACAATTGCGGTCCGGGCTGTTACGGCGACTATCTGGCCGGCAAGCGCAGCCTGCCGGGCGAGACGCGGCGCTATATCGCGTCGGTCGGCCCGCGGCTGAACCGCACCCCGGCCCCCAACGGCGCCGACATCGTGCTGGTCAGTGCGCCGTCCTCCGATTTGCCGTCGCACTTTGGACCGTCCTACACCTCGTCGCAGCCAACCCCCTCCTATCAGGCGCCCTCCTATCAGGCGCCCTCCTACGCGCCGCCGGCGAACAGCCGCCCGGCGGCCAGCCGTCCGCCGATCGCCGTGGCGGCGCTGCCCGCCCCGGCAGCGGCTCCGGCGCCCGCGGTGCGGGTGGTGGCGCCCGACACCTCGACGCCCGATGCGCCGGCACCGCGGCCGGTGGCGACGATGGCCGGACCGGCGACCGCCGGCGGCGGGGTGTGGACGGTGCAGCTTGGCGCCTTCCGCTCGCCCGACGACAGCCAGCGCGTGATCGACCGCGCCCGCAGCTCCATGCCGGTGCTGTCGCGCTCGCAACGGATCGTGCAGGCGGTGGACACCCAGACCGGGCCGCTCTACCGCGCCCGCCTGTCCGGTTTGTCGCAACAGGATGCGGCCAGCGCCTGCAGCGGACTGGTCACAATCGGCATGGCCTGCTTCGTGGTTGCGCCGGGGGCGTGA
- a CDS encoding GAF domain-containing protein yields the protein MSDRQDHHPVLTLDAIRTCLEGMIPATIATVAPDGTPNVSQLSQVHYVDPGHIALSYQFFNKTRANILDCRDALLEVIDPSTGAQYRLRLDYLRTETDGPLFESMKAKLSGIASHVGMAEVFRLRGADLFRVTEIEAVPGGHPLPGRMRPRSLLSAVRRACEGLRGCADLSDLLDRAIVALRDLFGVEHALILLPDAASGRLFTVAALGYEGSGRGSGIGWEVAPGDGVIGVAARERVPIRITHMTTDVAYSMAMRQGTAAGRLREIPFPGLEQPHSQLAVPILAHEAGDGCGKLAGVLFVESAQEMRFTYDDEDALATLAAQLGALMRSLPAAQATEGEDTPAETAAAPAGGQPVTVRHYATDDSVFLDHDYLIKGVAGAILWKLVRDHTTLGRTDFTNRELRLAPDIPLPDFAENLEARLILLQRRLDDRRGPLRIEKTGRGRFRLLVETPLRLEEMQ from the coding sequence ATGAGCGACCGGCAAGACCACCATCCCGTGCTGACGCTGGATGCCATCCGGACCTGTCTGGAGGGGATGATCCCCGCCACCATCGCCACGGTGGCGCCGGACGGCACGCCCAACGTCTCGCAATTGTCGCAGGTCCATTACGTCGACCCCGGCCATATCGCCCTGTCCTATCAGTTCTTCAACAAGACGCGGGCCAACATCCTTGACTGCCGGGACGCCCTTCTGGAGGTCATCGACCCGTCGACCGGGGCGCAGTACCGGCTGCGGTTGGACTATCTGCGGACCGAGACCGACGGGCCGCTGTTCGAGAGCATGAAGGCCAAGCTGTCGGGCATCGCCTCTCATGTCGGGATGGCGGAGGTGTTCCGGCTGCGCGGCGCCGACCTGTTCCGGGTGACGGAGATCGAGGCGGTGCCCGGCGGCCATCCCCTGCCCGGGCGCATGCGCCCGCGCAGCCTGCTGTCGGCCGTCCGGCGCGCCTGCGAAGGCTTGCGCGGCTGCGCCGACCTGTCCGACCTGCTCGACCGCGCCATCGTCGCCCTGCGCGACCTGTTCGGGGTGGAGCATGCGCTGATCCTGCTGCCGGATGCCGCCAGCGGGCGGCTGTTCACCGTCGCCGCCCTCGGCTATGAGGGGAGCGGGCGGGGCAGCGGCATCGGCTGGGAGGTGGCGCCCGGCGACGGGGTGATCGGCGTGGCGGCGCGCGAACGGGTGCCGATCCGCATCACCCACATGACCACCGACGTCGCCTATAGCATGGCGATGCGGCAGGGCACGGCGGCGGGGCGGTTGCGCGAGATCCCCTTCCCCGGCCTGGAACAGCCGCACAGCCAACTGGCGGTGCCGATCCTGGCGCATGAGGCCGGGGACGGCTGCGGCAAGCTGGCCGGGGTGCTTTTCGTGGAGAGCGCGCAGGAGATGCGCTTCACCTACGACGACGAGGATGCGCTGGCGACGCTCGCCGCACAGCTGGGCGCGCTGATGCGCAGCCTGCCCGCGGCCCAAGCGACGGAGGGCGAGGATACGCCGGCCGAGACCGCAGCGGCGCCGGCCGGCGGACAGCCGGTCACCGTGCGCCATTACGCCACCGACGACAGCGTCTTCCTCGACCACGACTATCTGATCAAGGGCGTGGCCGGGGCGATCCTGTGGAAGCTGGTGCGCGACCACACGACGCTGGGGCGCACCGACTTCACCAACCGCGAATTGCGGCTGGCGCCGGACATCCCGCTGCCGGATTTCGCCGAGAATCTGGAAGCGCGGCTGATCCTGCTGCAACGCCGGCTGGACGACCGCCGCGGACCGTTGCGGATCGAGAAGACCGGGCGCGGGCGGTTCCGGCTGCTGGTGGAGACGCCGCTGCGGCTGGAAGAGATGCAGTGA
- a CDS encoding LysR family transcriptional regulator: protein MNETEAERQALARLGQQMDWNLLRTFMVIVQEGSITKASVRLFLTQPAVSLALKRLEEQLGRTLIDRGPGRFAVTAAGEQVYDEAVAIHATVSRLGALVRDAKDEISGHVHILMTSRIQTPLLDRSLREFHRMYPQVTFRIDVMASADAHIALQQRVGAMAICLLREPIPGLSSQVFLRQTYRLYCGSEFRLFGQRDIDIAELRHENFVSFTSDQIDGALSPLTLFRAREGFAGRVVASSANLEEVRRMILCGLGIGPLPEHIAARDVDDGMLWELPPYEGIAPVNVHLIWNEQAKLNRAERAFLDYLQTALATAPARELAGVSPVP from the coding sequence GTGAACGAAACCGAGGCGGAACGGCAGGCTCTGGCCCGTCTTGGGCAGCAGATGGACTGGAACCTGCTGCGCACCTTCATGGTGATCGTACAGGAGGGGAGCATCACAAAGGCTTCCGTCCGCCTGTTTTTGACGCAGCCCGCGGTCAGCCTCGCGCTGAAGCGGCTGGAGGAGCAGCTCGGGCGCACCCTGATCGACCGCGGTCCCGGCCGCTTCGCCGTCACTGCCGCCGGCGAGCAGGTCTATGACGAGGCGGTGGCGATCCACGCCACCGTGTCCCGCCTGGGCGCCCTGGTGCGCGACGCCAAGGACGAGATCAGCGGTCATGTCCACATCCTGATGACCAGCCGCATCCAGACGCCGCTGCTCGACCGCTCGCTGCGGGAATTCCACCGGATGTATCCGCAGGTGACCTTCCGCATCGACGTGATGGCCTCGGCCGACGCTCATATCGCCTTGCAGCAGCGGGTCGGCGCCATGGCGATCTGCCTGTTGCGCGAACCGATTCCCGGATTGTCCAGTCAGGTGTTCCTGCGCCAGACCTACCGTCTTTATTGCGGTTCCGAGTTCCGCCTGTTCGGGCAGCGCGACATCGACATCGCCGAACTGCGGCACGAGAATTTCGTCTCCTTCACTTCCGACCAGATCGACGGCGCCCTGTCGCCGCTGACGTTGTTCCGCGCGCGGGAGGGCTTCGCCGGCCGCGTCGTCGCGTCCTCCGCCAATCTGGAGGAGGTGCGCCGCATGATCCTCTGCGGCCTCGGCATCGGACCCCTGCCGGAACACATCGCCGCCCGCGACGTGGATGACGGCATGCTGTGGGAACTGCCGCCCTATGAGGGAATCGCGCCGGTCAACGTCCACCTGATCTGGAACGAACAGGCCAAGCTGAACCGGGCGGAGCGCGCCTTCCTCGACTATCTGCAGACGGCGCTCGCCACCGCGCCGGCGCGGGAACTGGCTGGCGTGTCACCTGTCCCGTAA
- a CDS encoding M20 family metallopeptidase, whose protein sequence is MTRETADRLDHALPDPGLRAAILDAADATQGECVALLSDLVRQPSLLGEEAGAQALMADRFAALGLEVDRFDVDEEAISRMPGFSPPVRPGAYAGRENVVGVHKPREAKGRSLILNGHIDVVPAGPAELWTTPPFEPRIADGRLYGRGAGDMKAGIAAYTSAFDALRKLGYRPAAPVYLQSVIEEECTGNGALACLHRGYRADAAVIPEPFNHSISVAQVGVMWLRLVLTGTPAHVLDTSAGVNAIEAAYVLAAHLKALEVRWNEPACRHPAFCGHAHPVNVNLGRIEGGEWPSSVPTRCALDLRLGFFPGQEPEAVRAEVTRAVELARATDPALAKVGVELQWNGFQAAGCEIDPAHPLVTMLADSHRAVRGGDPELVALTCTTDARFFQLYGDTPATCYGPEATRIHGIDESVSLDSLRDVTRVLALFIAGWCGLEPI, encoded by the coding sequence ATGACACGAGAAACGGCAGACCGTCTCGACCATGCGTTGCCGGACCCCGGCCTGCGCGCCGCCATCCTCGACGCCGCCGATGCGACGCAGGGCGAGTGCGTGGCCCTGCTGTCGGACCTCGTGCGCCAGCCGTCGCTGCTGGGGGAGGAGGCCGGCGCGCAGGCGCTGATGGCCGACCGCTTCGCCGCGCTCGGGCTGGAGGTCGACCGCTTCGACGTGGACGAGGAGGCGATCTCCCGCATGCCGGGCTTCTCGCCGCCGGTTCGTCCCGGCGCTTATGCCGGTCGCGAGAATGTCGTCGGCGTCCATAAGCCGCGCGAGGCGAAGGGGCGCTCGCTGATCCTGAACGGCCACATCGACGTGGTGCCCGCCGGCCCGGCGGAGCTGTGGACCACCCCGCCCTTCGAGCCCCGCATCGCCGATGGGCGGCTCTATGGCCGCGGGGCCGGCGACATGAAGGCGGGCATCGCAGCCTATACCTCTGCCTTCGACGCTTTGCGCAAGCTGGGCTACCGCCCGGCCGCGCCCGTCTATCTGCAGTCGGTGATCGAGGAGGAGTGTACCGGCAACGGCGCGCTCGCCTGCCTGCATCGCGGCTACCGCGCCGACGCCGCGGTGATCCCGGAGCCGTTCAACCATTCCATCTCCGTCGCCCAGGTCGGCGTGATGTGGCTGCGGCTGGTGCTGACCGGCACGCCGGCCCATGTGCTCGACACCTCGGCGGGGGTAAACGCCATCGAGGCGGCCTATGTGCTGGCGGCGCATCTGAAGGCGCTGGAAGTGCGCTGGAACGAGCCGGCCTGCCGCCATCCGGCCTTCTGTGGCCATGCCCACCCCGTCAACGTCAATCTCGGCCGGATCGAGGGCGGCGAGTGGCCGTCGTCAGTCCCGACGCGCTGCGCGCTCGACCTCCGGCTCGGCTTCTTCCCCGGGCAGGAGCCGGAGGCGGTCCGCGCCGAGGTGACCCGGGCGGTGGAGCTGGCGCGCGCCACCGACCCGGCTCTTGCCAAGGTGGGCGTCGAGTTGCAGTGGAACGGATTCCAGGCCGCCGGCTGCGAGATCGACCCGGCCCATCCGCTGGTGACAATGCTGGCTGACAGCCATCGCGCCGTGCGCGGCGGCGACCCGGAGCTGGTGGCGCTGACCTGCACCACCGACGCGCGCTTCTTCCAGCTCTACGGCGACACGCCCGCCACCTGCTACGGCCCGGAGGCGACGCGCATCCACGGCATCGACGAATCGGTGTCGCTGGACAGCCTGCGCGACGTGACCCGCGTGCTGGCGCTGTTCATCGCCGGCTGGTGCGGCCTGGAACCCATCTGA
- a CDS encoding class II aldolase/adducin family protein, with amino-acid sequence MIAASLKANAAHAPRATRDCSDVEWKVRTDLAAAYRLFDRLGMTDLIYTHMSARIPDTPDHFLINPYGLMFHEVTPDNLVKVDIDGNLVDGREGDAINPAGFTIHSAVHHARPDVGAVIHLHTDAGMAVSAQADGLLPITQHSLRWYNRIAYHSYEGIALDLAERERLVADLGSHHSMILRNHGLLTAGQDVAEAAVLMYYLEQACKQQIMALAGGRPLVYPSPEVCEHTAQQYERAYPRAGVLEWDAMLRWLDGTSGPVGPR; translated from the coding sequence ATGATCGCCGCCTCCCTGAAAGCAAACGCCGCCCACGCCCCGCGCGCCACCCGCGACTGCTCCGACGTGGAGTGGAAGGTGCGCACCGATCTGGCCGCCGCCTACCGGCTGTTCGACCGGCTCGGCATGACCGACCTGATCTACACCCACATGTCGGCGCGGATTCCCGACACTCCCGACCATTTCCTGATCAATCCCTATGGCCTGATGTTCCACGAGGTGACGCCCGACAACCTCGTGAAGGTCGACATCGACGGCAATCTGGTGGACGGGCGCGAGGGTGACGCCATCAACCCCGCCGGCTTCACCATCCACAGCGCCGTCCACCACGCCCGTCCCGACGTCGGCGCCGTCATCCACCTGCACACCGACGCGGGCATGGCGGTGAGCGCCCAGGCCGACGGGCTGCTGCCGATCACCCAGCATTCGCTGCGCTGGTACAACCGCATCGCCTACCACAGCTACGAAGGCATCGCGCTGGACCTGGCGGAGCGGGAGCGGCTGGTCGCCGATCTCGGCAGCCACCACAGCATGATCCTGCGCAACCATGGCCTGCTGACCGCCGGCCAGGACGTCGCCGAGGCGGCGGTGCTGATGTACTACCTGGAGCAGGCCTGCAAGCAGCAGATCATGGCGCTGGCCGGCGGCCGTCCGCTGGTCTACCCCTCGCCGGAGGTGTGCGAGCATACGGCCCAGCAGTACGAGCGCGCCTATCCGCGGGCCGGCGTCCTGGAATGGGACGCGATGCTGCGCTGGCTGGACGGCACGTCTGGACCGGTGGGGCCGCGGTGA